A section of the Ciceribacter thiooxidans genome encodes:
- a CDS encoding MG2 domain-containing protein, with translation MRKSIGFFVFAFSLLGSALTAGSAEPTRSVVITRDGDYFGFDLRTEQNVSLDQCQKSCIADQSCRAFTYNPKVKWCFLKSDFSRLDTFPGAIAGKIVVTAAEPDIGAPSRLPFVSDQLRQDAQAMRDNLSITEDQQQLGQAGLLMLANNELSAGNYDSALAVFKAALSITPDDAGLWTETARSLNSVTGRTDIAAEASAMALNGYQLTRTAQARADVLAVLAKSFENSENYRAALSAYKASLALVTAKTVQTAYNELRETKGFRVVEHTIDTDSATPRACVQFSDPLVKRGIDYAPFVLLDGAPAKAVEAKDNQICVEGLQHGQRYTLALRAGLPSSVDEPLLSQVDLSIYVRDRSPTVRFTGDSFVLPSTARRGIPIVSVNTDSADLKLYRIGERNIAPMLAQSRFLTQLDGYDASRIEDESGELVWQGKIEITSELNKDVVTSFPVDEALPKRQPGIYVLTAAAAGSRVEDWNQRATQWFLVSDIGLQTFAGTDGLNVFVRSLASAKPLSGVELQLLATNNEVLGTAVTDADGHARFDAGLIRGGAALAPAAITAKNGADDYVFLDMKRAGFDLSDRGVTGRPAPGAIDILPWTERGIYRPGETVHAAALARDTGASAITDLPLTFVFTRPDGVEYRRVVETDSKLGGYTVDLPLLASAMRGTWTMQIYTDPKKAAIGQKQFLVDDFVPDRIEFDLTSEAKDVAIGTPVTVDVDGRYLYGAPAAGLALEGEVNLKRSRTSAAFENYLFGLVDEETDEETRLTLEDLPILDEQGKASFDVSLDEVPSTTQMLNADVVVRMQEGGGRAVERTLTLPVRPEGPIIGIKPEFSGDLAENTQARFHVIAIDAEGKKQPLEGAKWRLVNLERNYQWYRDGSSWSYEPIITTKQIADGTVDITADGAAISVPVAWGRYRLEVESAMADGPASSVEFEAGWYVEASSTETPDALEIGLDKENYAIGETAKLKVSPRFAGELLITVGTDNLITTQTAEIPAEGGEVDLPVTDKWGAGAYVTATLFRPGEAQESRMPMRAIGVTWLAVDPGANKLEVSLAPPEKTLPRQPLTIPVQVKGAGIGEEAYVTVAAVDVGILNLTRYQAPDPEDWYFGQRRLGLEIRDLYGRLIDGSLGAMGRLRTGGDGAQMPLQGKPPTEKLVAFFSGPLKLDSEGKAEVSFDIPQFNGTARVMAVAWSKAGIGHAGTDVVIRDPAVVTASMPRFLSPGDESRLRLEIAATDAPSGDYQLEVTTNTALAIDTSAASQTVSLTQGGKTAINLPLTGTEAGTGRIDIALTGAGLSIDQSLEIPVRPATLPVAERRTLTIAAGKSLIVDGELLADSILQDASVSLNVMRAEGFDIPALLMSLDRYPYGCAEQTTSRALPLLYFNELSAVSGLPQKEEITKRVQDAIYRVLSYQSSSGSFGLWSPGYGDLWLDSYVTDFLTRAREQNFEVPDQAMIQALDNLQNQTGYDIDVKDRGDELAYALYVLARNKRAAISDLRYYADTRLQEFPTPLSKAHLAAALALYGDGQRSKAIFTEAAGMTEKAVLTKVSFNYADYYGSALRDGAAILALAAESRPVPPILSGLTKTVSRELSTKRYTSTQEQTWTLLAARALQKGDDALKVDVNGASHTGGYMATIPGDQLLAQPVVLTNRSSAPITAAVTTVAAPKEPPPAGGEGFTIERTYYTLDGEEANVTEAQQNERYVVVLSVTEADSWPSQILITDLLPAGFEIDNPSLVDSAQLENFDWIGETEAAHLEFRNDRFVAAIDRPADNDEEITLAYVVRAVTPGTYAHPAAQVEDMYRPEYSARTATGRMEVKAAP, from the coding sequence ATGCGCAAGTCTATCGGTTTCTTCGTTTTTGCCTTCAGCCTCTTGGGTTCGGCCCTTACGGCCGGCTCCGCCGAGCCGACACGCTCGGTCGTCATCACCAGGGACGGCGACTATTTCGGGTTCGATCTCAGGACCGAGCAGAATGTCTCTCTCGACCAGTGCCAGAAGAGCTGCATCGCCGACCAGTCCTGCCGCGCCTTCACCTACAACCCGAAGGTGAAGTGGTGCTTCCTGAAATCCGACTTCAGCCGCCTCGACACCTTCCCCGGAGCCATCGCCGGCAAGATCGTCGTCACCGCCGCCGAACCGGACATCGGCGCACCGTCCCGTCTGCCGTTCGTCTCCGACCAGCTGCGCCAGGATGCGCAGGCGATGCGCGACAATCTCTCGATCACGGAGGATCAGCAGCAGCTCGGTCAGGCCGGCCTCCTGATGCTCGCCAACAACGAACTCTCCGCCGGCAACTACGATTCGGCACTCGCCGTTTTCAAGGCAGCACTGTCCATTACGCCGGACGATGCCGGCCTCTGGACGGAAACCGCCCGCTCGCTCAATAGCGTGACCGGCCGGACCGACATCGCGGCCGAGGCCTCCGCAATGGCGCTGAACGGCTACCAGCTCACCCGCACCGCGCAGGCGCGTGCCGACGTGCTCGCCGTGCTCGCCAAGTCCTTCGAGAACAGCGAGAACTACCGCGCCGCGCTCAGCGCCTACAAGGCGAGCCTCGCACTGGTGACGGCAAAGACCGTCCAGACCGCCTATAACGAGTTGCGCGAGACCAAGGGCTTCCGCGTCGTCGAGCATACGATCGATACGGACAGCGCGACCCCGCGTGCCTGCGTCCAGTTCTCCGATCCGCTCGTCAAGCGTGGCATCGACTATGCGCCCTTCGTCCTCCTCGACGGCGCTCCGGCCAAGGCGGTCGAGGCCAAGGACAACCAGATCTGCGTCGAGGGCCTGCAGCATGGCCAGCGCTACACCCTCGCGCTGCGCGCCGGCCTGCCCTCCTCCGTCGACGAACCGCTGCTCTCGCAGGTCGACCTCTCGATCTACGTCCGCGACCGATCGCCGACCGTCCGTTTCACCGGCGACAGCTTCGTCCTGCCGTCGACCGCCCGCCGCGGCATTCCGATCGTCTCCGTCAACACCGACAGCGCCGACCTCAAGCTCTACCGTATCGGCGAGCGCAATATCGCCCCGATGCTCGCGCAGTCGAGATTCCTGACCCAGCTCGACGGCTATGATGCGAGCCGGATCGAGGACGAATCCGGCGAACTCGTCTGGCAGGGCAAGATCGAGATCACCAGCGAACTCAACAAGGACGTCGTCACAAGCTTCCCGGTCGACGAGGCCCTGCCGAAGCGCCAGCCGGGCATCTATGTGCTGACGGCGGCAGCGGCCGGCAGCCGCGTCGAGGACTGGAACCAGCGCGCCACGCAGTGGTTCCTCGTCTCCGACATCGGGCTGCAGACCTTTGCCGGTACCGACGGACTGAACGTCTTCGTCCGCTCGCTCGCAAGCGCAAAGCCGCTTTCCGGCGTCGAACTGCAACTGCTGGCGACCAACAACGAGGTTCTCGGAACTGCCGTGACCGACGCCGACGGTCACGCGCGCTTCGACGCCGGGCTGATCCGTGGCGGAGCGGCACTCGCGCCCGCCGCGATCACCGCGAAGAACGGCGCGGACGACTACGTTTTCCTCGACATGAAGCGGGCCGGTTTCGACCTTTCCGACCGCGGTGTCACAGGGCGTCCGGCGCCGGGCGCGATCGACATCCTGCCCTGGACGGAACGCGGCATCTACCGGCCCGGCGAGACGGTCCATGCCGCCGCGCTGGCCCGCGACACCGGCGCAAGCGCGATCACCGACCTGCCGCTCACCTTCGTCTTCACCCGGCCCGACGGCGTCGAATACCGCCGCGTGGTGGAGACGGACTCGAAGCTCGGCGGCTACACCGTCGACCTGCCGCTGCTCGCAAGCGCCATGCGCGGCACCTGGACGATGCAGATCTACACCGATCCCAAGAAGGCGGCGATCGGCCAGAAACAGTTCCTCGTCGACGATTTCGTGCCCGACCGTATCGAATTCGACCTGACGAGCGAGGCGAAGGACGTCGCGATCGGCACGCCGGTCACCGTCGACGTCGACGGCCGCTACCTCTATGGCGCGCCGGCGGCGGGCCTGGCGCTCGAAGGCGAGGTCAATCTGAAGCGCAGCCGCACCAGCGCTGCCTTCGAAAACTACCTGTTCGGCCTCGTGGACGAGGAGACGGACGAGGAAACGCGCCTGACGCTCGAAGACCTGCCCATCCTCGACGAACAAGGCAAGGCGAGCTTCGACGTGTCGCTGGACGAGGTTCCCTCGACGACGCAGATGCTGAACGCCGATGTCGTCGTGCGCATGCAGGAAGGCGGCGGCCGCGCCGTCGAGCGGACGCTGACGCTGCCGGTCCGCCCCGAGGGGCCGATAATCGGCATCAAGCCGGAATTCTCCGGCGATCTCGCCGAGAACACGCAGGCCCGCTTCCACGTGATCGCGATCGACGCGGAGGGCAAGAAGCAGCCGCTTGAAGGGGCCAAGTGGCGCCTCGTCAATCTCGAGCGCAATTACCAATGGTATCGGGACGGCAGCTCCTGGAGCTACGAGCCGATCATCACGACGAAACAGATCGCCGACGGCACCGTCGACATCACCGCCGACGGTGCCGCAATCTCGGTGCCGGTCGCCTGGGGACGCTATCGCCTCGAGGTCGAGTCCGCCATGGCCGATGGACCTGCGAGCAGCGTCGAATTCGAGGCCGGCTGGTACGTCGAGGCAAGCTCGACGGAGACCCCGGACGCGCTGGAAATCGGCCTCGACAAGGAAAACTATGCGATCGGTGAGACGGCCAAGCTCAAGGTGTCGCCACGCTTCGCCGGTGAGCTTCTGATAACCGTCGGCACCGACAACCTGATCACCACGCAGACGGCGGAGATTCCCGCCGAAGGCGGCGAGGTCGACCTTCCGGTCACCGACAAGTGGGGTGCCGGCGCCTATGTGACCGCGACCCTCTTCCGCCCCGGCGAGGCCCAGGAGAGCCGCATGCCGATGCGGGCGATCGGCGTGACCTGGCTTGCCGTCGATCCGGGCGCCAACAAGCTCGAGGTCAGCCTCGCGCCGCCGGAAAAGACGCTGCCGCGCCAGCCGCTCACAATTCCCGTTCAGGTGAAGGGCGCCGGCATCGGCGAGGAAGCCTATGTCACGGTCGCCGCCGTCGACGTCGGCATCCTGAACCTGACGCGTTACCAAGCACCCGATCCGGAGGACTGGTATTTCGGCCAGCGCCGTCTCGGCCTCGAGATCCGCGACCTCTACGGACGCTTGATCGACGGTTCGCTGGGCGCCATGGGCCGGCTTCGCACCGGCGGCGACGGCGCGCAGATGCCGCTGCAGGGCAAGCCGCCGACAGAAAAACTGGTCGCCTTCTTCTCCGGTCCGCTGAAACTCGACAGCGAAGGCAAGGCGGAGGTGAGCTTCGACATTCCGCAGTTCAACGGCACCGCCCGCGTCATGGCGGTCGCCTGGAGCAAGGCCGGAATCGGCCATGCCGGCACCGATGTCGTCATCCGCGATCCGGCGGTCGTCACCGCCAGCATGCCGCGGTTCCTGAGCCCCGGCGACGAAAGCCGGCTGAGGCTCGAGATTGCCGCGACAGATGCACCGTCCGGCGACTACCAGCTTGAGGTCACGACGAACACTGCGCTTGCTATCGACACCTCGGCCGCGAGCCAGACGGTAAGCCTGACCCAGGGCGGCAAAACCGCGATCAACCTGCCCCTCACCGGTACCGAGGCGGGGACCGGACGCATCGACATCGCGCTCACCGGCGCCGGACTTTCCATCGACCAGTCGCTGGAAATCCCGGTCCGTCCGGCCACGCTGCCGGTCGCCGAGCGTCGCACGCTGACGATTGCCGCCGGCAAGAGCCTGATCGTCGACGGCGAACTGCTTGCCGACAGCATCCTGCAGGATGCCTCGGTCAGCCTGAACGTCATGCGCGCCGAAGGCTTCGACATCCCTGCCCTGCTGATGAGCCTCGACCGCTACCCCTACGGCTGCGCCGAACAGACCACCAGCCGCGCCCTGCCGCTGCTCTATTTCAACGAGTTGTCTGCCGTCTCCGGCCTCCCGCAGAAGGAGGAGATCACCAAGCGCGTGCAGGATGCGATCTACCGCGTCCTCTCCTACCAGTCGTCGAGCGGCAGCTTCGGCCTCTGGTCGCCGGGTTACGGCGATCTCTGGCTGGATTCCTACGTAACGGACTTCCTGACCCGTGCCCGCGAGCAGAATTTCGAGGTGCCGGACCAGGCAATGATCCAGGCCCTCGACAATCTGCAGAACCAGACGGGCTACGACATCGACGTCAAGGACCGTGGCGACGAGCTCGCCTATGCGCTCTACGTGCTTGCGCGCAACAAGCGGGCGGCGATCAGCGACCTGCGCTACTATGCCGACACCCGGCTCCAGGAGTTCCCGACGCCGCTTTCCAAGGCGCACCTCGCCGCGGCGCTTGCGCTCTATGGCGACGGCCAGCGCTCCAAGGCGATCTTCACCGAGGCCGCTGGTATGACCGAAAAGGCCGTTCTGACCAAGGTCAGCTTCAACTATGCCGACTACTACGGCAGCGCGCTGCGCGACGGCGCGGCGATCCTCGCGCTCGCCGCCGAGAGCCGGCCGGTGCCGCCGATCCTGTCGGGGCTCACCAAGACCGTCTCCCGCGAGCTTTCGACCAAACGCTACACCAGCACACAGGAGCAGACCTGGACTCTGCTCGCCGCCCGCGCACTGCAGAAGGGTGACGATGCGCTCAAGGTCGACGTCAACGGCGCGAGCCATACCGGCGGCTACATGGCGACCATTCCGGGCGACCAGCTGCTCGCCCAACCTGTCGTGCTCACCAACCGCAGCAGCGCGCCGATCACCGCGGCGGTGACAACGGTTGCGGCGCCGAAGGAACCGCCGCCGGCCGGAGGCGAGGGCTTCACCATCGAGCGCACCTACTACACGCTCGACGGCGAGGAGGCGAACGTCACCGAAGCACAGCAGAACGAACGCTATGTCGTCGTTCTGTCGGTCACCGAAGCCGATAGCTGGCCCTCGCAGATCCTCATCACCGACCTCTTGCCGGCGGGTTTCGAGATCGACAATCCGAGCCTCGTCGACAGTGCCCAGCTCGAGAATTTCGACTGGATCGGCGAAACCGAGGCGGCGCATCTCGAATTCCGCAACGACCGCTTCGTGGCCGCGATCGACCGGCCTGCCGACAATGACGAGGAAATCACCCTCGCCTATGTCGTGCGCGCCGTGACGCCGGGCACCTACGCCCATCCGGCGGCGCAGGTCGAGGACATGTACCGGCCGGAATACTCCGCGCGGACCGCCACCGGCCGCATGGAGGTCAAGGCGGCACCCTGA
- a CDS encoding TIGR03862 family flavoprotein produces the protein MEQTDVAIVGGGPAGLAAAERLSHDGHAVTVYDAMPTVARKFLLAGKSGLNITHSEPFERFAERFGSASPRLRAALDAFTPQEVRDWAAGLGTKTFVGSSGRIFPEVMKASPLLRAWLRRLDAQGVVIRTRHRWTGFAGGDLLFETPDGKKRVASKVTLLALGGASWPRLGSDAAWIAPLTEKAVDIAPFRPANCGFDVAWSESFRERFAGEPVKAVTASSTSGTLPGEFVVSCHGIEGSLVYAHSASLRDALEREGHACLFLDLAPGRTPERLVRDLARQIPKASLSTRLRKGAGIEGVKAALVRELVPAAGKATAEGLAAVIKRLPIPLLRPRPIAEAISSAGGIRWEAVDEHYMLKALPGVFVAGEMIDWEAPTGGYLLTACLATGKAAAVGMENWLHDRASAG, from the coding sequence GTGGAGCAGACAGATGTCGCGATCGTCGGCGGCGGTCCGGCCGGCCTTGCCGCGGCGGAGCGGCTGTCGCACGACGGCCATGCGGTGACCGTCTACGACGCCATGCCGACCGTCGCCCGCAAGTTCCTGCTTGCCGGCAAGTCGGGCCTCAACATCACCCATTCCGAGCCGTTCGAGCGCTTTGCCGAACGCTTCGGCAGCGCTTCGCCACGCCTTCGCGCCGCACTCGATGCCTTCACCCCACAGGAGGTCCGCGACTGGGCCGCAGGGCTCGGGACGAAAACCTTCGTCGGTTCGTCTGGCCGCATCTTCCCCGAGGTGATGAAGGCTTCGCCGCTCCTGCGCGCCTGGCTGCGACGCCTCGATGCGCAGGGTGTCGTGATCCGCACCCGCCACCGCTGGACGGGCTTTGCCGGTGGCGACCTCCTCTTCGAAACGCCGGACGGCAAGAAGCGCGTCGCGAGCAAGGTCACCCTCCTCGCCCTCGGTGGCGCAAGCTGGCCGCGGCTGGGCTCCGACGCCGCCTGGATTGCGCCACTTACCGAAAAGGCCGTCGACATCGCCCCCTTCCGGCCTGCCAATTGCGGCTTCGATGTCGCCTGGAGCGAGAGCTTCCGCGAGCGCTTCGCCGGCGAGCCGGTCAAGGCTGTTACCGCCTCCTCGACTTCCGGCACACTGCCAGGCGAATTCGTCGTCAGCTGCCACGGCATCGAGGGCAGCCTTGTCTACGCCCATTCGGCGAGCCTGCGCGACGCGCTGGAGCGGGAGGGCCATGCCTGCCTCTTCCTCGATCTCGCCCCCGGACGAACGCCCGAACGGCTTGTCCGCGACCTCGCGAGACAGATCCCGAAGGCAAGTCTTTCGACGCGGCTCCGCAAGGGTGCCGGGATCGAGGGCGTCAAGGCCGCGCTCGTCCGGGAGCTCGTCCCCGCCGCAGGCAAGGCGACGGCGGAGGGACTGGCCGCCGTCATCAAGCGGCTGCCGATCCCGTTGCTTCGACCGCGACCTATCGCCGAAGCCATCTCTTCCGCCGGCGGCATTCGCTGGGAGGCCGTCGACGAACACTACATGTTGAAGGCACTGCCGGGCGTCTTCGTTGCCGGCGAGATGATCGACTGGGAGGCGCCGACCGGCGGCTACCTGCTGACCGCCTGCCTTGCCACGGGAAAGGCCGCCGCCGTCGGCATGGAAAACTGGTTGCACGACCGAGCAAGTGCCGGTTGA
- a CDS encoding MBL fold metallo-hydrolase, producing MNDHPVLRFHGAAGTVTGSCFRLEIGKRQILVDCGLFQGSKTEKELNYRDFPFDPSAIDAVILTHAHIDHSGLLPKLSRMGYQGPIYATRGTIDLCSVMLPDSAHIQESEVEFLNRRNLRRGRDPVTPIYEARDAAIAVTLLRPVELEAWQQATDGVRFRFWNAGHLLGSASVEMEVETPEKTLRILFSGDIGPSHKLLQHDPEAPSGWDYVICESTYGDTDREDANDATRREALRAEVADAYNPNGALLIPSFAVERTQELLADLVFLMRSEKIPTCPVIIDSPLATRASEIFLRHARELDSGGLLADAMHARNVRFTESVEQSKALDLMRGFHIVIAASGMCDAGRIRHRLKNWLWRDEATVLLVGFQATGSLGRILEDGASVVRIQGDEINVRARIRRLDIYSGHADGPELAAWLRTRQPIRAGLFLVHGEEDGIAGLRKRAAAFLAEEMINVPHLDGAFELRPERAVDISEKLPEPRIDPARVGHRDWHNDFQSLVLDLQQELAKAADDKARGVILRKLRRALAE from the coding sequence ATGAATGACCATCCCGTCCTGCGCTTTCACGGCGCCGCAGGCACCGTCACCGGATCCTGCTTCCGGCTTGAGATCGGAAAGCGGCAGATCCTCGTCGACTGCGGCCTCTTCCAGGGATCGAAGACCGAGAAGGAACTCAATTACCGGGATTTTCCCTTCGACCCGTCGGCCATCGACGCGGTGATCCTGACCCACGCCCATATCGACCATTCGGGCCTGCTGCCGAAGCTCTCCCGCATGGGGTATCAGGGGCCGATATACGCGACCCGCGGGACGATCGATCTCTGCTCGGTCATGCTGCCGGACTCCGCCCACATCCAGGAAAGCGAAGTCGAATTCCTCAACCGCCGCAATCTCCGCCGCGGCCGCGATCCGGTGACGCCGATCTACGAGGCCCGCGATGCGGCAATCGCCGTGACGCTGCTACGCCCGGTAGAGCTCGAGGCTTGGCAGCAGGCAACCGACGGCGTCCGGTTCCGATTCTGGAATGCCGGTCACCTCCTCGGTTCGGCCTCGGTGGAAATGGAGGTGGAGACACCGGAAAAGACCCTGCGCATCCTCTTTTCCGGCGATATCGGACCGAGCCACAAACTGCTGCAACACGATCCCGAGGCTCCGTCAGGCTGGGACTATGTGATCTGCGAAAGCACCTACGGCGACACCGACCGGGAGGATGCAAACGACGCGACCCGGCGCGAGGCCCTGCGGGCCGAGGTTGCCGACGCCTATAACCCGAACGGCGCGCTCCTCATCCCCTCCTTCGCCGTCGAGCGCACGCAGGAACTGCTGGCCGACCTCGTCTTCCTGATGCGGTCGGAGAAGATCCCGACCTGCCCGGTCATCATCGACTCGCCCCTCGCCACCCGCGCGAGCGAGATCTTCCTGCGCCACGCCCGTGAACTGGACAGCGGCGGCCTGCTGGCCGACGCGATGCACGCCCGCAACGTACGCTTTACCGAGTCGGTCGAGCAGTCGAAGGCACTCGACCTGATGCGCGGCTTCCACATCGTCATTGCCGCAAGCGGCATGTGCGACGCCGGCCGCATCCGCCACCGGTTGAAGAACTGGCTCTGGCGCGACGAGGCGACGGTGCTGCTCGTCGGCTTCCAGGCGACCGGCTCGCTCGGCCGCATCCTCGAGGACGGCGCCTCCGTCGTCCGCATCCAGGGTGACGAGATCAATGTGCGCGCCCGTATCCGCCGTCTCGACATCTACAGCGGCCATGCAGACGGACCGGAGCTCGCCGCATGGCTCAGGACGCGTCAGCCGATCCGCGCCGGTCTCTTCCTCGTCCATGGGGAAGAGGACGGCATCGCCGGCCTGCGCAAGCGCGCCGCCGCCTTCCTTGCCGAGGAGATGATCAACGTGCCGCACCTCGACGGCGCCTTCGAACTGAGGCCGGAGCGTGCCGTCGACATATCCGAGAAACTGCCGGAGCCGCGCATCGATCCCGCTCGGGTCGGGCATCGCGACTGGCACAACGACTTCCAGTCACTCGTCCTCGACCTGCAGCAGGAGCTGGCGAAGGCGGCCGACGACAAGGCCCGCGGGGTCATCCTCCGCAAGCTGCGCCGCGCGCTTGCGGAGTAG
- a CDS encoding glucose/quinate/shikimate family membrane-bound PQQ-dependent dehydrogenase, protein MTRIISIIVFGVLGLVLLAGGVQLLMLGGSPFYLAAGIVLALTALLIAMRHALALWLYGLFIILSLGWAIFEVGFDWWQLAARGGLIIVLGLLLLLPGVRRSLGDRYAEERRPASAIPVAVPVVIALIVAGFSMTTDPADVSGSLPTEAAAAQPNYGGEVPDDEWHQYGRTPFGQRYSPLEQITPQNVSSLKVAWEYQTGDVKGPDDVGETTYQVTPLKVGDTLYLCTPHNWAIAIDAATGKEKWKYDPNVGRNPDRQHQTCRGVTYYADPAAPAGEPCAARIYLPTSDARLIALDAATGSVCTSFADQGELHLEAGMPYNPAGYYYSTSPPVIARGKIIIGGAVNDNYSVKEQSGVIRAFDVHTGALVWNWDSGNPGETAPLPPGRTYTANSPNSWSVFSVDEQLGLVYVPLGNQVPDQLGMNRSENVEKYSSSIVALDVDTGRDRWVRQTVHHDLWDMDVPAQPVLVDLTGKDGTAVPALVGPTKQGDIYVLDRRTGEPIVPVRENPAPGGAIEGDFAAPTQPISDLTLRPPRLRERDMWGITLIDQMVCRIKFHQLRYEGQYTPPSLEGTIVYPGNFGVFNWGSVAVDPARQVMFGMPTYLAFTSRLVPRDQIAPKGADEKASEQGLNRNEGAPYGVYMGPFLSPLGIPCQAPPWGYVAGVDLRTGKTAYMHRNGTVYDMTPLPLPFKVGVPGIGGPMITKGGVAFLAAAVDDYLRAYDLTSGKQLWEARLPAGGQATPMSYALADGRQYVVIVAGGHGSVGTKPGDYVIAYALPKQ, encoded by the coding sequence ATGACCAGAATCATTTCGATTATCGTCTTCGGCGTGCTTGGACTCGTCCTGCTCGCCGGAGGGGTGCAATTGCTCATGCTCGGCGGCAGTCCGTTCTATCTCGCCGCGGGTATCGTGCTGGCCCTGACTGCGCTGCTCATCGCCATGCGCCATGCGCTCGCGCTCTGGCTTTACGGGCTTTTCATCATTCTCAGCCTCGGCTGGGCAATCTTCGAGGTGGGCTTCGACTGGTGGCAGCTGGCCGCCCGTGGCGGGCTCATTATCGTTCTCGGGCTCCTGCTTCTTCTGCCGGGCGTTCGGCGGTCGCTCGGCGACCGCTATGCGGAGGAGCGGCGGCCGGCGAGCGCCATCCCGGTCGCGGTACCCGTCGTCATCGCGCTCATCGTCGCCGGCTTCTCGATGACCACCGATCCGGCGGACGTTTCAGGATCGCTGCCGACCGAGGCCGCGGCCGCCCAGCCCAACTACGGCGGCGAGGTTCCCGACGACGAGTGGCACCAGTACGGACGCACGCCCTTCGGTCAGCGATATTCGCCGCTTGAACAGATCACACCGCAGAACGTCTCCTCGCTGAAGGTCGCCTGGGAATACCAGACCGGCGACGTCAAGGGGCCCGACGATGTGGGCGAAACGACCTATCAGGTGACCCCTCTCAAGGTCGGCGACACGCTCTATCTCTGCACGCCCCACAATTGGGCGATCGCCATCGATGCCGCCACCGGCAAGGAGAAGTGGAAGTATGATCCGAATGTCGGGCGCAACCCCGACCGGCAGCACCAGACCTGCCGTGGGGTGACCTACTATGCCGATCCAGCGGCGCCGGCCGGCGAGCCTTGCGCTGCCCGCATCTATCTGCCGACCTCGGATGCGCGGCTGATCGCGCTCGATGCCGCGACCGGATCGGTCTGCACGTCCTTCGCCGACCAGGGCGAGCTGCATCTCGAAGCCGGCATGCCGTACAACCCGGCCGGCTACTACTATTCGACTTCGCCGCCGGTAATTGCGCGGGGCAAGATCATCATCGGCGGCGCGGTCAACGACAATTACTCCGTCAAGGAGCAATCCGGCGTCATCCGCGCCTTCGACGTCCATACCGGCGCGCTCGTCTGGAACTGGGACAGCGGCAATCCGGGGGAGACCGCACCGCTGCCGCCCGGCCGCACCTACACCGCCAACTCGCCGAACAGTTGGTCCGTCTTCTCCGTCGACGAGCAGCTCGGCCTCGTCTACGTGCCGCTCGGCAACCAGGTTCCCGACCAGCTCGGCATGAACCGCAGCGAGAACGTCGAAAAATACTCTTCCTCGATCGTCGCGCTCGATGTCGATACCGGCCGTGACCGCTGGGTCCGGCAGACCGTGCATCACGATCTCTGGGACATGGACGTTCCGGCACAGCCGGTGCTCGTCGACCTGACGGGCAAAGACGGAACCGCCGTGCCGGCACTGGTCGGGCCGACGAAGCAGGGGGACATCTACGTTCTCGACCGTCGGACCGGCGAACCCATCGTTCCGGTGCGGGAGAACCCGGCGCCCGGAGGCGCGATCGAGGGCGATTTCGCCGCCCCGACGCAGCCGATTTCCGATCTCACGCTCCGGCCGCCGCGTCTCAGGGAACGCGACATGTGGGGGATCACCCTCATCGACCAGATGGTCTGCCGCATCAAGTTCCACCAGCTCCGCTACGAGGGGCAGTACACGCCGCCGTCGCTCGAAGGCACGATCGTCTATCCCGGCAATTTCGGCGTCTTCAACTGGGGTTCGGTCGCGGTCGATCCGGCAAGGCAGGTGATGTTCGGCATGCCGACCTATCTCGCCTTCACCTCGCGGCTCGTGCCGCGCGACCAGATCGCGCCGAAGGGAGCGGACGAAAAGGCGAGCGAACAGGGGCTCAACCGCAACGAGGGGGCACCCTACGGCGTCTATATGGGGCCGTTCCTTTCGCCGCTCGGAATTCCCTGCCAGGCGCCGCCGTGGGGCTATGTCGCCGGCGTGGACCTCAGGACCGGCAAGACCGCCTACATGCACCGCAACGGCACCGTCTACGACATGACGCCGCTGCCACTTCCCTTCAAGGTGGGCGTGCCGGGGATCGGCGGGCCGATGATCACCAAGGGCGGCGTCGCCTTCCTCGCAGCGGCCGTGGACGACTACCTGCGCGCCTACGATCTGACCAGCGGCAAGCAGCTTTGGGAAGCGCGCCTGCCGGCGGGTGGCCAGGCGACGCCGATGAGTTATGCCCTGGCGGACGGCAGGCAGTATGTCGTGATCGTCGCGGGTGGACACGGCTCGGTCGGCACCAAGCCGGGCGATTACGTGATCGCCTACGCCCTGCCCAAGCAGTAG